Genomic window (Granulicella arctica):
TGGCGGAGCACAGAGGATACGGCCATCTCGGTTTCAGCCCTGCGCGGCAGTCCCGCGTGGGCGAACTGGCGACGCAGTACGGATTACTACCAGGAGGGCGATCTTCTGTGGCTGGATGCGGACACGACGATTCGCAAGCTTACGGATAACAAGAAAAACCTTCACGACTTCCTTGCAATCTTTCTGGGTAAGGGTGGTGAGACGGCGCCAATGGTCGTGCCGTACGACGTGAATGAACTTGCAGTCGATCTGAACCAGGTAGTGAAGTATGACTGGGCAGGTTTTTTAAGGGACCACGTCGACAAAATCAACCAGCATGCCGATCTGACAGGCATCGAGCAGGGCGGATACAAGCTCATCTATACGGACAAGCCTACAGCCTATGAAAAAAGCTTTTTGTCGCTGCGTGGGGGCGGTATCGATGTGTGGTTCTCGCTGGGAATATCGATCGACGCGGACGGGACGATCACGGATGTGCAGTGGGACGGGCCAGCAAGTAAGGCAAAGCTCGTTCCAGGCGAGAAGATCATGGCGGTAAACGGGAGAATCTTCTCGAAGGACGCCTTGCTCAACGCAGTGAAACAGACTAAAGGCTCGACGGAGCCACTGCGTTTGATCCTTCAGAACGACACGTTAGTTACGACGGCTGACATCGACTACCACGACGGGGCGCGGTACCCAGCGTTGGTGCGGGTAGACGGATTGCCGGACTATCTCGACGACATCACCAAGGCTATGACGATCGCGCCTTCAAAGGCCGAATAGCATGTCGGTCGGAGATAACAACGGCTGTCTCCGGCCTACATCTTGTGGTTGCACGAGGGCCATGAACCCGATTTGGTACAGGTTATCCACTGTTATTTGATCGACTTAGCTCGAATGGGCTTGATTGGCGCAGGATGTAGCCGCATACTTTGGGTAGTACCTGACACCTATGCCCAAGGCGAACCGAGACACCCAAGTGACCCGATACAGCCGACGCGATGTGCTGCGAATTTTGCATCTGCAGACACGCCACCTGTCAGCCTGGGAGCGGGCTGGGTTGATTGTTTCGCAGAATCAATACACCTTTGAAGACCTTGGGCAGTTGCGGACGCTGCGCGATCTCCGTGCTACCCGCATTTCAGTGAGGAGCATCAGCCGATCGGTGACCGCAATGCAGCGCGTGGCTGGGCTGCGCAATGCCCTGCTGGAATCGAGCGCGGTACGGCGTGGATCGAGGCTGATCTGGCGCCATGCAGGCTCGCTCATGGACCCCGTGACGCAGCAGCTTGCCTTTGACTTCGAGGGCTCGACTGGAGAACCGTCGTTCGTTAGGACCGGCATACTCGAAACCGTCCGAAAGTCGAACAAGGTGCAAGAATTATTTGCAGCGGCGGTGCGCCTTGAGGAGAAGCTCGAGACACTTACCGAGGCTGCGGAGGTGTATGAGTCGATTCTCCGGGAACAGCCAGATCATGCAGCCGCAGCAATTAACCTGGGCACGATTCGGTACGGGCAGAAGGAGTTTTCTGCGGCGGAGAGGCTCTATCGGCGTGCAACGGAGAGCGATCCCGAGTATGCGCTCGCCTTCTTCGACCTGGGCAACGTGCTTGACGAGATGCAGCAGATGGACGATGCGATTGTGGCCTACCGACGAGCCATTGCGCTGGTCCCCCAATACGCAGATGCCCACTATAATCTTGCACTTGCGTATGAACGCCAGGGCGAACGACGGAAAGCCCTGCGGCACTGGTTGGTCTACGTTCGACTCGATCCGGTGGGGCCATGGTCGAGCCATGCCAAGGGCCAGGCGCGCAAAATTTTGAGCGGAGAGCGCTTGACCATCGTGAGTCGCCGAAACATGCTTGTCGCGGCTGGGTAACGTCTGCGTCGAACACGCCTGAAAGAAACGGTAGCTACGTGTTGTTTCCATGGAGCTACCGTATCTCCTTTGCCATTCTGAATGACTATTCATTTGCTGTTTTCGGATGCTAGACTCGGCTGCTTGAGGTGATCCATGGTGCAGCAGGACAGTCCGAGGCCGTTGACGCAGATCGACGAAGACGAGCGAATGTTTCGGGACACGGTACGGCAGTTTGGTGCGGAAAAGATCGCGCCGCTGGTTCGCGGGATGGACGAGGCGCAGCAATTGGAGCCTCGGCTGATCCGGCAACTCTTCGAGCTTGGCTTAATGGGAATCGAAATTCCTGAGCAGTATGGTGGTTCAGGTGGAACGTTCTTTGAGGCAATTCTCGCAGTCGAGGCTCTATCGGCGGTCGATCCTTCGGTTGGTGTGCTGGTAGACGTGCAGAATACGTTGGTTGCGAACGCGCTGATTCGATGGGCTACCGATGATCAGAAAAGGCGATACCTTCCTCGGCTGGCTGCGGACACAATCGGGGCATATGCGTTGAGCGAGGCGGGTTCAGGATCGGATGCGTTTGCCTTGGCTACCCGCGCTACTCAAAGAGGGGAAGATTACGTACTGAATGGTCAGAAGCTTTGGATCACCAATGCCAAGGAGGCAGGTCTGTTTATCGTCTTTGCGACGATCGATCCAGCGGCAGGCTATAAAGGCATCACCGCGTTCCTGGTGGAGAAGGATGCACCAGGGTTCAAGCTAGGCAAGAAGGAAGATAAGCTTGGAATTCGGGCATCGAGCACATGCGAATTGATCTTTACGGACTGTGTGGTTCCGGCGGGACAGGTGCTTGGGCAGGTTGGCAAGGGCTACAAGATCGCAATCGAAACGCTGAATGAGGGACGAATCGGGATCGGAGCCCAGATGCTGGGGCTTGCTGCAGGAGCCTGGGACCATGCAGCGAAGTTCGCAAAAGAACGAAAGCAGTTCGGCAAGGCGTTGGTGGAGTTTCAGGCGATGCAATATCAGCTTGCGGAGATGGCGACAGAGGTGGAAGCGGCTCGTCTACTGGTCTACAACGCGGCGCGGCTCAAGGATGCGGGTGCTGATTTTCTAAAAGAAGCGGCGATGTGCAAGTATTTCACCTCCCAGGTGGCGGAGCGAGTGGCCAGTCTTGCGGTTGAGGTGTTTGGCGGATCAGGGTTTGTGAAGGACTTTCCGGTCGAGAAGCTATATCGTGATGCCAAAATTGGGAAGATCTATGAGGGAACCAGCTTCATGCAGTTGGGAACGATTGCGAAGCTGGTGCTAGGGCGATAACGTACTCCGCAACCCAAATAATAAAGCCCCACTTCAATGCTCCATACGAAAGAGCAAAGAAGTGGGGCTCGGAAAACGCCTGATGAGTTCAGGCGATTGGATGCATCAGGATTGCTGACAAAGCATGCAGTCGTGTGGCGTCAGCCGGGTTTTTGGCGGTGCCGGCGCTCTCATCGATCCCCGCGGCCAGTCCCTTCAACTTCGCCAGGTCCTTTGCATTCAGGTGTGACTTCTCAGCATCGTGAATCGACTTTTGAAGCCCTGCCGCACGCTCGGAAGAAAAGGCCTGCGAGCGAATCAGCTGATCCACATAAGCCTTCGCCACGACGAGTTGTGAGGTCCATTCGATCTTTTGCTGATCCTGCACATTCAACTCTGCTAGTTGAATCGTCTTGGCCGCGTCGATCTCATTCTGGGTGAGAAACTTCGTAGGAGAGAGCTCGAAGACGTCGAGTCCACGCGCAATCTCTGAACCGTAGATGTGACCGTTATACCAGTAGGCCGACCAGTCGCCGCCGAGCACGAGCGTCTTCGGATCGATTGGTCCACGATCAAAATAAGCGATCTCAAATGGATGGGACGCATCGGTAAAGTCCATGATTGAGATACCGCCCTGGTACCAGGCTTGAACTTCGATATCGCGTCCCGGAACCGGGATGAGCGAGCCGTTATGCGCCACGCAGTTCTCCGTGTCCCCCTGCGCTGCAGGTAGCTTGTAGTAGCTCGCCAGGCTCAGCTTGTCATCCTTCAAATGGAAGATCGCGTCTGCACCCCATTTGTTCGGATCGTTCGGACGGCATCGTGCGCCGAGGCCCCCGCCCCATTCGTCCGTAAACACCACCTTGCTTCCATCATTGGAAAACGAGGCAGAGTGCCAGTACGAGTAGTTCGGATCATTCACCGCGTCCACCCGCTTCGGATGAATCGGGTCCTTGATGTCGAGCAGGATGCCATTGCCGGAGCAGGCACCCGCCGCTAATCCAATCGCCGAATAGACAGTAATGTCGTGGCACTGGTTGGTGTCCGCCGGCTTTTCCGCTTCCTTGCCGTGACTCCCACCGTTGTTGAGGCCGTTGAGCGCACCGGTCCGGGGATCGACAAACACGCGTGGGCTCGAGACGACCTTTGCCTCCTGCGGCGCTGCAATCGGAACCTTGATTACATCGATCCTGAAGAGGGCGGTGTTTTGATCCTTGTCTGGAGCCTCATTCGAGCATCCGGCGACCTCCTCAGGCTGCCGCACGAATGACGTACCCGAAACATAGAGATACACGTTGTCTTTATCGTTTGGGTCGACAACCAACGTGTGCGTGTGCGAGCCACGGCAGGTCTGTACGGCTGCGACCTGCTTCGGATTCTTGATATTTGAGATGTCGAAGATCCGGACGCCACGAAAGCGTTCTGACTGCGCGGCGGGTATATGGCGATCCTTCTCATGCCCTGCAGCGGGAGGCGGCTCCGGAGGAAATCCCTGCACACCGCAGTCCAAACGTCCATTCGGCATCTCGACCGAAACAAACATCAGGTTGCCGTAGACAGACACATCACCTTGTCCACCCGGGCAGACCAGCGAGGTCAGCAGGGTCGTCTTGGCTGGATTTGCGATGTCGTAGATGTTGACCCCATAGAAGTTCCCCTGAAAGAGGTGATTTCCCTGGAACGCGAAGTCTGAGTTCGCGAAAGCGAGTTGGGCAATCACCATTTGCAGAGGCTTCGGCATCTTCGCAGTGTTGCTCATGCCAAGTTGATCGAGTGTCTTGCCAATCTTCGGGTCGCCGGGCTGAACGTCGCCAAGCTGGAAGGCATCGGGCTTGTGAAGTAAGAGCAGGTGCTTGATACCCATCGAGGTTTCGCCGGCGTCGTACATTCCCGGCTTCAGCTTGAAGCGAGGATCGCTGGTATCTGACCCCGTCATCCCCGCAGGCAACGGCGGCGCCGGCTGTGGCGCAAACGGATTTGCCTCTGCTTCCTTGGCTGGCGTCGACGGAGCAGGGGTCGTCGGTGGAGCAGCCGGTGCCTGTGCCTGAAGGTGGCCCGCGGCGAGGTACATGACAAACGCTGGCAGGGCCGTACGGGCCGCGCGAAAGGCAAAATGGAGCACTTGCTTCATGGTTTTTCCTTTAGAAGAGACTGCATAATCGTGATTTCGGCACGCTGGGTATTATCCGCATCGGTCGCAAAATTGAACAGGTCGGCATCCTGCCCGGCACCTGCGCGGCTAAACAGTGTTTGCACCATAGTAAGCGCTCCGTTGTGGTGCTGGATCATCCCCGTTAAAAAGAGCTGATCGAACGCTGCGCCTTTCGCATTGCGCAATGCATCGATCTGGCGCGGGGTAAGCATCCCGGGCATGGAGACCATCGGCCTACCCGACATGTCCATTTCAGGCATCCCGGGCATAGCCATCGAAAGCGGTTCTCCTCGTGCGGCAAGCCACTTTTGCATGAACCTTCGTTCATCTGACTGCGAACTGCTGATGCGAGCCCCGAGAGAACGAATGCTGGCGTTTTCCGTGTGCGATGGAATGAGCGCGGTCATCTCCACAGCTTGACCATGATGCATGATCATGCCCTGCATAAACTCCACATCGGCCTGCGAGCGCTCGGGAAGTGTGGCGCGGGTGGAGGGCGGCAGCACCTTGCTCGGCTGACCCGGCGCGCCCGGCTGGACAATGACGGGAGACTCATGGGGGTCCACATGCTGAGACTGCGCGTGAGTAGAGAACAGGACACTGGCAAGGAGAGCCCACCGATGCACTACCGCTCCCCGCTGCGTTAAAGACATGGAGGAGCGGCAATCACTGGAAGATACAGACTCTGGTTTGAGGTCGAACATTGATGATGCCGTAACGCTAACACAAGGTTAGTGGTCGAGGCCGTGAAGGGCACCGATGTGGCGTTTGACGATGCGATCGGTTGCGGCCGCGAAGTTCTTAAAATCAACTGAGCCGCCATCATTGGCTTCCTGGGCGAAGAGTTTTTCGTCCTTATCGTGAATAGTAGCCATCTCGGACATGTAAGCGGCGTCAAAGCTCGAGCCGTTGAGGGCTTTCAGCTGAGCAAGCTTACCTTGAAACTCCGCGTTGAGGTCAGGAGCGATGGAGACATGCTTTGCGATAGAGATTCGCTTGAGCTCGGCATTAACAAGTTCGTGGTCGTGGAC
Coding sequences:
- a CDS encoding tetratricopeptide repeat protein, giving the protein MTRYSRRDVLRILHLQTRHLSAWERAGLIVSQNQYTFEDLGQLRTLRDLRATRISVRSISRSVTAMQRVAGLRNALLESSAVRRGSRLIWRHAGSLMDPVTQQLAFDFEGSTGEPSFVRTGILETVRKSNKVQELFAAAVRLEEKLETLTEAAEVYESILREQPDHAAAAINLGTIRYGQKEFSAAERLYRRATESDPEYALAFFDLGNVLDEMQQMDDAIVAYRRAIALVPQYADAHYNLALAYERQGERRKALRHWLVYVRLDPVGPWSSHAKGQARKILSGERLTIVSRRNMLVAAG
- a CDS encoding acyl-CoA dehydrogenase, yielding MVQQDSPRPLTQIDEDERMFRDTVRQFGAEKIAPLVRGMDEAQQLEPRLIRQLFELGLMGIEIPEQYGGSGGTFFEAILAVEALSAVDPSVGVLVDVQNTLVANALIRWATDDQKRRYLPRLAADTIGAYALSEAGSGSDAFALATRATQRGEDYVLNGQKLWITNAKEAGLFIVFATIDPAAGYKGITAFLVEKDAPGFKLGKKEDKLGIRASSTCELIFTDCVVPAGQVLGQVGKGYKIAIETLNEGRIGIGAQMLGLAAGAWDHAAKFAKERKQFGKALVEFQAMQYQLAEMATEVEAARLLVYNAARLKDAGADFLKEAAMCKYFTSQVAERVASLAVEVFGGSGFVKDFPVEKLYRDAKIGKIYEGTSFMQLGTIAKLVLGR
- a CDS encoding LVIVD repeat-containing protein is translated as MKQVLHFAFRAARTALPAFVMYLAAGHLQAQAPAAPPTTPAPSTPAKEAEANPFAPQPAPPLPAGMTGSDTSDPRFKLKPGMYDAGETSMGIKHLLLLHKPDAFQLGDVQPGDPKIGKTLDQLGMSNTAKMPKPLQMVIAQLAFANSDFAFQGNHLFQGNFYGVNIYDIANPAKTTLLTSLVCPGGQGDVSVYGNLMFVSVEMPNGRLDCGVQGFPPEPPPAAGHEKDRHIPAAQSERFRGVRIFDISNIKNPKQVAAVQTCRGSHTHTLVVDPNDKDNVYLYVSGTSFVRQPEEVAGCSNEAPDKDQNTALFRIDVIKVPIAAPQEAKVVSSPRVFVDPRTGALNGLNNGGSHGKEAEKPADTNQCHDITVYSAIGLAAGACSGNGILLDIKDPIHPKRVDAVNDPNYSYWHSASFSNDGSKVVFTDEWGGGLGARCRPNDPNKWGADAIFHLKDDKLSLASYYKLPAAQGDTENCVAHNGSLIPVPGRDIEVQAWYQGGISIMDFTDASHPFEIAYFDRGPIDPKTLVLGGDWSAYWYNGHIYGSEIARGLDVFELSPTKFLTQNEIDAAKTIQLAELNVQDQQKIEWTSQLVVAKAYVDQLIRSQAFSSERAAGLQKSIHDAEKSHLNAKDLAKLKGLAAGIDESAGTAKNPADATRLHALSAILMHPIA
- a CDS encoding DUF305 domain-containing protein, with protein sequence MFDLKPESVSSSDCRSSMSLTQRGAVVHRWALLASVLFSTHAQSQHVDPHESPVIVQPGAPGQPSKVLPPSTRATLPERSQADVEFMQGMIMHHGQAVEMTALIPSHTENASIRSLGARISSSQSDERRFMQKWLAARGEPLSMAMPGMPEMDMSGRPMVSMPGMLTPRQIDALRNAKGAAFDQLFLTGMIQHHNGALTMVQTLFSRAGAGQDADLFNFATDADNTQRAEITIMQSLLKEKP
- a CDS encoding DUF4142 domain-containing protein, whose amino-acid sequence is MKHVQIAFCPIILALTVGVYAQQLSSPNDQAFVAKVSQGGRYEVEASKLAIQKAVAQDVKDIASSEVHDHELVNAELKRISIAKHVSIAPDLNAEFQGKLAQLKALNGSSFDAAYMSEMATIHDKDEKLFAQEANDGGSVDFKNFAAATDRIVKRHIGALHGLDH